From a region of the Zingiber officinale cultivar Zhangliang chromosome 4B, Zo_v1.1, whole genome shotgun sequence genome:
- the LOC121978000 gene encoding heavy metal-associated isoprenylated plant protein 28-like yields the protein MSIVELCVHMDCSGCESKIRKAISKLRGVDGVEIDMERQKVTVTGTVEQKKVLKAVRRTGRRAVLWPYPLAAEPDKCIYTQEYYRLHQGTPAPHHLIFNVDPESYNYCMHGYGDSSMHGYYQDSTHTHIISDEDRARYSDDNPNACSVM from the exons ATGAGT ATCGTCGAGCTGTGCGTGCACATGGACTGTTCGGGGTGCGAGAGCAAGATCCGGAAGGCGATCTCGAAGCTCAGag GCGTGGATGGAGTAGAGATCGACATGGAGAGGCAGAAGGTCACCGTCACCGGAACGGTGGAGCAGAAGAAGGTCCTGAAGGCGGTTCGCCGGACGGGGAGGAGGGCGGTGCTGTGGCCGTATCCCCTGGCGGCGGAGCCCGACAAGTGCATCTACACGCAGGAGTACTACCGGCTGCACCAGGGGACGCCGGCGCCTCACCATCTCATCTTCAACGTCGATCCGGAGTCTTACAACTACTGCATGCATGGCTACGGAGACTCGAGCATGCACGGCTACTACCAAGACTCCACGCACACCCACATCATCAGCGACGAGGATCGAGCTCGCTACAGTGACGATAACCCTAATGCTTGCTCGGTCATGTAG